A stretch of DNA from Rhizobium sp. EC-SD404:
ATCTGGAACACCGGATGCCACCGACCCGCCGGGCGCTTGAAGGCTATCGCGGCATCGGCCACGAAAAGCCCGTCAACCACGACATCATGCGACCCCGTACCCCGCATGCCGAGCGCGCGCCAAGTCGGCTCGATCTTGACCTCGGCCGCCTTCATCGGGATGCCGAAATGGATCACCGACGACGTTCCATCGCCCTCGTCGACGAGCGCTCCCGACATCAGGATATCGCCTGCGGGCGCTGCGGAGGTGAAGACCTTGCGCGCCTTGATGCGATAGCCGCCTTCGACGCGCTCTGCCGTCCCGGATCCGCCGATCCAGTCCGACCCGCCGCTTGAAAGCAGGATGATGTGTTCGCTTGCCACGCGGCGCAGAAGCGGTTCCACGGCCGCGACCTGTTGATGGCGCCACCGCCAGGAGGGAACCGCCACTTGATGCGTGTGCATAGAGAAAGCGAGTGCCGTCGAGCTGCAGCCATGGGCGAGCGCGCGCAGCATCTCAGCCAACTGCTCGACATTTGCTCCACCTCCGCCGAACTCGGCCGGCACGCCGGCCTCGACAAGACCGACTTCTTTGAGAAGAGCAACATTCTCCGCGACGAATGCATCCTGTTCGTCAGAGTCTTCGGCGCGCTTCTTCAGCTCCGGAATCAGTGTCTTGGCGATTTCCAGCGGATCCCTGCCTGCGCTTCGAAAGCGTGATGCTTCGGTGTCCTGAACAGCCAGTGCCATGATCATTCTCCCTCGATTGCGTTGATCGTGGCGTGATGGTCGGCCTGCACGAGCTCGAAATCCAGTTCAGGAACTGTACTGGGCTTTTCGTATCGCAGGTCTCGTGAACGCGGTATGATCCGCGCTGGGCGACGGGGCTATGGCGAGGGCCAGCCCATGACGGAGCATGCCGGTTACGGACAATTCTGCCCGGTTGCGATGGCAGCCGAAATCCTCTGTTCACGATGGACAGTGCTGATCGTGCGCGAGCTGATTTGCGGGACAACGCGCTTCAACGATCTCCGGCGCGGGGTACCGCGCATGTCGCCAGCGCTTCTCTCGAAACGGTTGAAGGAACTGGAGCAAGCCGGCGTTATCGAAGCCGTTCGACGCAACGACGGAACTGTCGTCGAGTATCAACTCACGCGCTCGGGCCGTGACCTGGAACCCTTGGTGATGGGCTTGGGCATGTGGGGTCAGCGCTGGGTGGAGTCCCGGCTTTCGCTCAAGAACCTCGATCCGTCGCTGCTGATGTGGGACATGCGCCGGCACCTCAATCCAAAGCCGCTTCCGCCGCGCCGGTGTACGATTCAATTTCTGTATCCCGAACTACCGACAAATCGCCAGAGCTGGTGGCTGGTCGTCGATCGCGGCCAAGTCGATCTCTGCAATTTCGATCCGGGCTTCGATCTCGACCTGTTGGTGACCGGAGATCTGCGCAGCATGACGGCGGTCTGGATGGGACTTGCCCAGATCCGCGGCGAGATCGACGCGGGGAGGCTCGCCGTCGATGGTGATCCGACCATCGCAAACGCCATGCAGCAATGGCTTGGCTTAAGCCCTTTTGCACCCCACGAACGGCAGGTCGCCTGACGGCAGCCGGAAATTTCTTCGCAAAACAAATGGGTCTTGCACCGACCAGAAGAGCACGATAGCTTTCGCTCATTCGACAGGGGTGCTCCGTATTGCCGGGGCTGAGATGCGAGGCGCATGAAGCCTCCGGACCCTTTAGCTGATCTGGTTAATGCCAGCGGAGCGAGGCGACGACATGTTTTCCGGTGCACAGATTTCCCTTTATCCGATGTCCGACGATTTCGTGCGGATCATCCTCGATGCGGTTCAGGCACTCGATCCTTATCGGGACCGGTTTCGCATCGAAACCGATGACGTGTCGACGCTGATCGTCGGTCCGCCGGAGGATTTGTTCCCCGCCATGCGCGACGTTTTCGTGCGTGCGGCGCAATCCGGCGTCCACTGCGTGTTTTCGGCAACCGTCTCGCGCGGCTGCCCCGGTGAGCCGGACGATCCGATCTGCACGCCGATCTCGGGTGCAGGCAACGCGTTGCCGCTGGCAGAGCGGATCGAGGCAGCCTGTGCGCATGTGGCCGATGCGCCCGTGACCGGACAGCATGTCGCGGCCCAGTTTTCGCTCTATCCGCTCGGCGAAGGGCACCACATGGACGAGATCTATGGGTGCATCGATTTCCTGAAATCGTCGGGCGTGTTCGACCGTTCGAAGAACTTCTGCACTAAGCTCGGGGGCGATGCCGGCGCGGTGTTCGCAACGCTCTCGGAAGCCTTCCTGCGTTTCGGCGATGCGCGCGGCCATGTGGCGCTCGACATCACCGTTTCGGCCAACAGTCCGAGCAAGCGCGCCTGAGGGCGCGGCGCTAACCCATTCTCCCGTTTCATATTTCCTTCAAGAGGCCTGTCATGCACAGCAACAGCTGGACCCTGCGCGAAATCCTGATCGTCGCCTTTCTCGGAGCCGTTTTCGGCGTCCTTTACCTGGCCTGGGTTCAGGTCTGGCTCATCACGCAGGCGATCTTCGGGCCGGTGACGATGGATGTCGTCATGGGCTTCTGGTTCATCGTCTCGATCATCGCCGCGTCCATCATCCGCAAGCCGGGTGCGGCGCTTCTGTCGGAAGTTCTCGCGGCGGTGGTCCAGGTGCTGCTCGGGAGTCCGGCGGGCCTGCTGCTGATCGTCACCGGCCTGGTCCAGGGAGCCGGTGCGGAAGCCGTCTTCGCGGCCACGCGATGGAAGAACTACCGCTTGCCCGTGCTCATGGCGGCAGGCGTGGGCGCGGCAGTCGCTTCCTTCATCTACACGTGGATCCGCTTCGACTATGGCGCGCTCGCACCCGGCCTGCTGATCGCAATGTTCGCTCTCAGATGCCTGAGTGGCGCTCTGCTCGGCGGCCTTCTTGGCCATTGGGTGACGCAGGCGCTCTATCGCACGGGCGTGCTTTCCGGTCTCGGCATCGATCGCGACCGGCGGGTCGTCCATGGCTGAACAGCCTGCCGCGGTTCTCATCGACGGGGTCTCGGTCACCTATGCCGCGTCGGACACGGCGGCGGTCGGGCCGGTCGATCTCGTCATCCGTCCGGGCGAGCGCTGGCTTCTGCTTGGCGCGTCCGGATCCGGCAAGTCTTCGCTGCTCAATGCGCTGACCGGCCTCATCCCGCACTCGATCGCGTCGGAGCGAACCGGTGAGGTCAGGCTTCTTGGCGAAGATGTTGCGGCGCGCACTCCGGCGGGCTGGAGCAGTTCCGTCGCGCGGCTTTTCCAGAAGGCGGAGCAAACGCTGTGCGGCATGACGGTTGCCGATGAGGTCGCCTTCGCGCTTGAAAATCAGGGCCTGCCTGCCGACGAGATCGCTATGCGCGCGGAAGCGGCGATGCGCTCGATCGGCCTGCCGCAGGACTGGCTCGACAGACGCTCAAGCCACTTGTCAGGCGGCGAAAAACAGCTTGTCGCGATTGCTGCCATCATGGCGCAACAGGCGCCGATCATCGTTGCCGACGAGCCGACGGCGCATCTCGCACCCGAAGCGGCGCGCCGGCTGGAGCGCCTCTTGCTGGATGTTCCGCCTCATGGCGCCGCACTCATCGTCGATCACCGGCTCGATGATCTCATCACGCTCATCGATCGCGTCGCCATCCTCGGAGGCGATGGACGCATCGTCGCCAGCGGGCCTCCGCGCGCAGTGTTTCGCGACCATGGGCGCACGCTCGATCGTCTGGGCATTTGGCGGCCGATCGGCAGCCGGCTCGACGACCGGCTGATGGCGATCGGTCACGAGGTCGAGCCGCCGCCTTTGACCTTTGCCGAAGCGCTTCACGCCATGGACCGGCTGCCCCCTCCGCTGATCGACCGAGCTCGTGCCGCGCTCGTCGACTTCATCGCGCCGCGGATCGCACAAGCAGGGGCAATCGGCGCCACCGTCGCCCGGCTCGATGGGGCTTCCTGCGCGCCGCTCTTCGCCAAGCCGGTCCTGCATGATGTGACGGTTTCGATTGCAGCGGGCGAGGTGGTCGCGATTCTCGGCGCCAACGGAGCAGGCAAGTCGACGCTCGCTGCCAGTTTGGCGGGGCTCCTGCGCCTGAAGGCGGGACGTCGGGAGGGGGCGATGGGTGGCATCTCTTTCCAGAATCCCGACAGCCAGTTCATCGCGGGATCGGTCGGCGAAGAGCTTGCCGCCGCTCTTGATGCCGCCGGCGTGCGGGCGGAGGTGGCCGACGTAGAGGCGCTTGCCGAGCGTTGGAGGCTGGTGGCACTTCTCGATCGCCATCCGATGCAGCTTTCGGAAGGGCAGAAGCGCCGTCTCTCGCTTGCCCTGTTGATGGCCGGCGATCGGTTTCCGCTGATCGTGCTGGATGAGCCGACCGGGGGGCTCGATGCAGCGGGCAGCGATGCGCTCATCGCTGAAATCGACCGGCTTCGCGATCGGGCGAGGGCGGTGGCGATCGTTACGCACGACATGGATTTTGCGCTTGCGACGGCAGCACGCTGGATCATCGTCGGCGATGGCCGCATCCTTTCCGATGGCCCGGCCTCCGAGCTCATGCGCGATCGCGCGCTCATGAAACGGGCAGGGCTTGCGCCACCGCACCTTCTTGCGGCGCTGGACTGGCTGGAAAAAGAGCCGGTGCCCGCATGTTGAGAACGGTTCATCCGCTGCCGAAGCTTGTCGTCGCGCTGATCTGGCTTGCCGCCTCGATCTTCATGTTCGACGCACCGTTCCAGATCGCGGTGATCCTGACGTGCGTGACAATCCTGATCGCTCTCGAGCGTCTTTCGCCGCTGCTCGTGCTTGCGTTGATCGTACCCTTCGCGCTGTTCGGTGCGGGCTTCATCACCACCAGTGTGCTCTTCCGGCAGGAAAGCGAATTCGCGGTGCAGATGGCGAAGGAAACGCCGTTCGGCGACGGGCGGCTGCAGGCCGGCATCGTGCTTTTTCTGCGGGCGATCGCCTGCGGGATGGTGTCGGCGGTCTTCGTGCTGACCACCAACCCGGGCAGTTTCGTGAAGGCGCTGATGGTGAATTGGCGTCTTTCGCCGCGCATCGGCTATGCGCTTTTCGCGGCGCTGCAGCTGGTGCCGGACCTTGCCGCCGAATTGCAGCAGATGCGGCTTGCTCGCGCCATGAGGCGCGGCGCTCCGCCACGGCGCATTCCGGGGCCTCTGGAGGTGGGATCGCTCGTCGTCCCCCTCATCGCCTACGCCATCCGGCGGGCGGGTGACACCGCGTTGGCGATGGAAAGCCGAGGCCTCGGCGCATCGCCCAGGCGCACCGTCATCGGCGCGCCGGTCTCATCCAAACGTGACGCCATCTTCTGCTTCACCGGGTTGGCCTGGCTTCTGTCGCTTTACTGGATGACCTTGAGAATGCCTCTTTAGACAGGTGCTGTCTTCAAAATTGGCCTGGAACTGGTGTAAGGCAGCGCGATCGATCGAAAATTCGGATCGCCTGTCGGCTGACGGCTTTTGCCTTCGTCCTTGGCAGTATCGACCACAGATTGAGACGGGCTAGCCATGATGTCAGACACCTACCAAGCAGGCGAGGCGAGACATGCCATCGTCGCCAAGGGCCTGGTCAAGCGCTTCGGCGATGTGACCGCCGTTGCCGGTATCGATCTCGTCGTGCCGCGCGGCATGATTTTCGCCATTCTCGGCCCGAACGGTGCGGGCAAGACGACGCTAATGCGCATGCTGGCGACGCTTGCGACCCCGGATGGCGGCTCGGCGATGGTGATGGGGCATGACCTGATCCAGGATCCGGACGCCGTGCGCAGTGCGATTGCCATGACCGGCCAGTTCGCTTCGCTCGACGAGGACCTCACGGGGCGCGAGAATCTCATTCTCATTGCGCGGCTCTGGGGTTTCAAGAGCCGGGCCGCGCGCGAGCGGGGCGACGAGCTTCTCGCCGCCTTCGATCTTTTCGACGCGGCGACCAAGCAGGTGAAGGATTATTCCGGCGGCATGCGTCGGCGGCTCGATATCGCCGCATCGCTGATCGTCACTCCGGGTGTGCTCTTTCTCGATGAACCGACGACGGGTCTGGACCCAAAAGCGCGGCAGGGCGTGTGGCGGATGATCCGAGGGCTCGCCGACAGCGGCGTCACCATTCTTCTGACAACCCAGTATCTCGAAGAAGCCGACCAGCTCGCCTCCCGCATCGCCGTAATCGACCATGGGCGCAAGATCGCGGAAGGCACCAGCCGTGAGTTGAAGGCGGAGACCGGCTCCGGCTTCCTGCATGTGGCACTCGCCGATCCCGCGCATCTCGACCGCGCCGCATCGGTTCTCGAAGCACAATTGAAGAATTCCGTGCAGCGCTCGGCAGAAGGCGCGACGCTGTCGATCATCGCTGGTTCGCCGGAAACGGCGAATGCCGCTCTTGCCGCGCTGATCGCCGAAGGCATCGCGCTCGCCGATTTCTCGATGGGGCAGCCGACGCTCGACGAAGTGTTCTTCGCGCTGACGGGCGAGCGCACCGCTACGGACATGCCGGAGAGGGAGGCTGCGGAATGAGCGATCGACCGATGGATCATCCGGTGGAAACCGCCGGCCTCAGACATGTCGCCCGGCCGCCGAAGCCTTCCGCATTCTCCAACGCGCTTGTCTTCGGCTGGCGCGCTGTCCTCAAATTCAAGCACGTGCCCGAGCAGCTCTTCGATCTTGTCATGACGCCGATCATGTTCACGCTGCTCTTCACCTTCGTTTTCGGCGGCGCGCTGGCGGGTTCGACGGGGGACTACCTGCAGTTCTTCCTGCCGGGCATTCTCGTTCAGACCGTGATGTTCAACTCGGTCTATTCCGGCATGGGTCTGTCGACCGATCTCGGCAAGGGCCTCTTCGATCGTTTCCGCTCGCTGCCGATCTGGCCGCTGGCCCCCTTCGCCGGGCTGATGGTGGGCGATATCCTGCGCCACCTGATCGCCGCGACGATTATCCTGACCATCGGGCTGATCCTCGGCTACCGGCCGGAGACGGGGCTTCCCGGTGTCATCGGGGCCTTCGCGCTGCTCGTCGCCATCGGCTTCGGCATGGGCTGGATATTCATGGTGCTCGGACTTCTCATCCGCACGCCGACGACGGTGATGACGATGGGCTTCACCTTCCTCTTTCCGCTCGTCTTCGCCTCCAACATCATGGTCGATCCGGCGACGATGCCCGGCTGGCTGCGGGCTTTTGTCGACGTCAATCCGGTGAGCCTGATGACGACGGCGATCCGTGGACTGATGAACGGCGGCGGCAGTTTCGCCGAGGTCGGTCTCGCTTTGATCGCGCCTGCGCTGGTGACGGCGATCCTCGCGCCGGTCACCCTGATGCTCTATCGAAGGCGTTGAGGTCTTCCTTCGGACCCACGTTTGCGTCATAGACCACAAGGGTGCGGTCCGGCCGGCCGCAGTGGGGAGCTCGCCGCCGCTTATGCATGATTTCAGCCTGTTCGACTTCAGCCCGCTCGTCATTCTCGACAGCCGGATGGATGCCGTTCCCGTCGAGAAGCGCGTCGCGATCGCCGAGCGCGAGCGGCTCAAGCCACGCGACAAGCCGCCTATCGTCGAGATCGATGGCCTTGTGCTGAAGCGTCCGATCAGCCGTATCTTCGAAAAGGAAATCTATCTCTCCGACCCGAAGCTGAAGGATGCCGAAGACCGCCGCGTCGTGGCCATCGGCCGGCCGCACGAGGGCAATTTCCACCTCTACAACTACATCATCCCCGAGACTGGCGCGTCCTTCACCAACCGCGCGCTGACGTCCGGGCCGCGCCTGCGTCAGCTTGTTCTGCTGGCCGTCGCACTCATCATTACTTTCGCCATGGCCTTCTTCTCGATCGGCTTCTTCCAACGTGGCATTGTCATGGGCCTGGTCTGGCTAACCCCCGCCGTCGTGTTCCTATCGGTCGCCAAGCACTTCTGGGAGCAGTACAAGGCGGACCGGATGCTGGCGGAGTATGTGGAGCGGGCGTGAAGCGCGGGCATCAGCTCACCGGTATGCATTGCGACTTTTCATTCGGGAAGTCGGCGACGGCTTCAGGCAGCACTTCATGCAATTGCAGCACTAGAGCATGAGGAGCATTACGTGAACATCCGGGCTCATGCAATCAAAGATTGCGGGCAGTTCTCCGATATCAATCTGGCTCCCAAACACCTGAATCCCAAGCATGAAGCGACATTCCCGCCGAGCCGGCCTGTGGCCAGGAAGATGCGCTGATGCGTTCCAAGACTCGTCGCGCTTCTACTGGGGCAACAGATCGGGTGGCCTGTGCGGCGAGGAAGCGGACTTCCATGCTGGGGTGGTCATAAAGAGCCAGCAGAGCGATGCGCTGATCGCCGGGCCGCGCCCGCAGTTCCGTTTGGATCGCTACCTTCTGCCGATAGAGTTTCTTGTAGAGCGCCAAGCGACCATCGATGTCTGCCTGCTCCATCCTGAGCGCGACATCTGCGAAGTTAGCCACAAGCGCATCAACCTTTGTACTTGATAGATCAGGTACAGTTGTCATGGCTTGAGCACTCCGAACTTCTGCAAGGCCCTTAGGCCCTCGCGTCTCTGCTCCATCCAAGATCTTGCCATAAGGAAAGCGCGAGGGCTTTTGCCTCCGTAATCATCATTCGGTCTGCATACCATCGATTAATCAGCCAGTGCCGCATCCGCGGTATCAGCACGATGTTGTTAGGATCATTGATCATATCCTCGGAAAAACCGCTCAGTCTAGCAGTCGATCGTTCGACGATGTGGTGTCTGTCATAGCCCGCCAATGGCGTTTTCGCTCTGTTGAGCAGTTCCTCAAGCGTGCGTGGGGCATCGCGGTAGGATTCGATCAGCGGAAGTCTGTCATACAGTCAATGTCCGATCGTGATTGCTCGACCCCAGGGCGTCGCTCGCCAAGCGTTGCGCGCGATCCATTCTGCGACCCGTATAGCGATGCGCGTTCTTTCTCGCGAGCTACGAGGGCGCGGGTCAGGAATTCCCGGCCAGTCATCCGGTGGTTCGGACGGATCAAAGTTCGCTGCTAGCGCAGGAAAATCTCTGTCGGCGGTCGATTGAGCGGGGGATCGATTGGCCGATTGCTCTCCGTCCACCCGAACCCATCTGCCACCCCTTCGGCTGCCCCGTGGCACGCGCGGTTGGTTCGGG
This window harbors:
- a CDS encoding acyl-CoA dehydrogenase family protein encodes the protein MALAVQDTEASRFRSAGRDPLEIAKTLIPELKKRAEDSDEQDAFVAENVALLKEVGLVEAGVPAEFGGGGANVEQLAEMLRALAHGCSSTALAFSMHTHQVAVPSWRWRHQQVAAVEPLLRRVASEHIILLSSGGSDWIGGSGTAERVEGGYRIKARKVFTSAAPAGDILMSGALVDEGDGTSSVIHFGIPMKAAEVKIEPTWRALGMRGTGSHDVVVDGLFVADAAIAFKRPAGRWHPVFQIIATVAFPLIYAVYLGVAERARDIAIDIASRKPTTSHALDLAGRMETSLKAAQLAHRFMVETAMRGEASAETVNAVMMGRTLVADKAIEAVELALELAGGTGFYRRAGLERCFRDIQGARFHPLQRGPQAAYAGAMALGLPVDTVF
- a CDS encoding helix-turn-helix domain-containing protein, whose product is MTEHAGYGQFCPVAMAAEILCSRWTVLIVRELICGTTRFNDLRRGVPRMSPALLSKRLKELEQAGVIEAVRRNDGTVVEYQLTRSGRDLEPLVMGLGMWGQRWVESRLSLKNLDPSLLMWDMRRHLNPKPLPPRRCTIQFLYPELPTNRQSWWLVVDRGQVDLCNFDPGFDLDLLVTGDLRSMTAVWMGLAQIRGEIDAGRLAVDGDPTIANAMQQWLGLSPFAPHERQVA
- a CDS encoding YkoF family thiamine/hydroxymethylpyrimidine-binding protein, which encodes MFSGAQISLYPMSDDFVRIILDAVQALDPYRDRFRIETDDVSTLIVGPPEDLFPAMRDVFVRAAQSGVHCVFSATVSRGCPGEPDDPICTPISGAGNALPLAERIEAACAHVADAPVTGQHVAAQFSLYPLGEGHHMDEIYGCIDFLKSSGVFDRSKNFCTKLGGDAGAVFATLSEAFLRFGDARGHVALDITVSANSPSKRA
- a CDS encoding ECF transporter S component, with product MHSNSWTLREILIVAFLGAVFGVLYLAWVQVWLITQAIFGPVTMDVVMGFWFIVSIIAASIIRKPGAALLSEVLAAVVQVLLGSPAGLLLIVTGLVQGAGAEAVFAATRWKNYRLPVLMAAGVGAAVASFIYTWIRFDYGALAPGLLIAMFALRCLSGALLGGLLGHWVTQALYRTGVLSGLGIDRDRRVVHG
- a CDS encoding ATP-binding cassette domain-containing protein, whose translation is MAEQPAAVLIDGVSVTYAASDTAAVGPVDLVIRPGERWLLLGASGSGKSSLLNALTGLIPHSIASERTGEVRLLGEDVAARTPAGWSSSVARLFQKAEQTLCGMTVADEVAFALENQGLPADEIAMRAEAAMRSIGLPQDWLDRRSSHLSGGEKQLVAIAAIMAQQAPIIVADEPTAHLAPEAARRLERLLLDVPPHGAALIVDHRLDDLITLIDRVAILGGDGRIVASGPPRAVFRDHGRTLDRLGIWRPIGSRLDDRLMAIGHEVEPPPLTFAEALHAMDRLPPPLIDRARAALVDFIAPRIAQAGAIGATVARLDGASCAPLFAKPVLHDVTVSIAAGEVVAILGANGAGKSTLAASLAGLLRLKAGRREGAMGGISFQNPDSQFIAGSVGEELAAALDAAGVRAEVADVEALAERWRLVALLDRHPMQLSEGQKRRLSLALLMAGDRFPLIVLDEPTGGLDAAGSDALIAEIDRLRDRARAVAIVTHDMDFALATAARWIIVGDGRILSDGPASELMRDRALMKRAGLAPPHLLAALDWLEKEPVPAC
- a CDS encoding energy-coupling factor transporter transmembrane component T, with protein sequence MLRTVHPLPKLVVALIWLAASIFMFDAPFQIAVILTCVTILIALERLSPLLVLALIVPFALFGAGFITTSVLFRQESEFAVQMAKETPFGDGRLQAGIVLFLRAIACGMVSAVFVLTTNPGSFVKALMVNWRLSPRIGYALFAALQLVPDLAAELQQMRLARAMRRGAPPRRIPGPLEVGSLVVPLIAYAIRRAGDTALAMESRGLGASPRRTVIGAPVSSKRDAIFCFTGLAWLLSLYWMTLRMPL
- a CDS encoding ATP-binding cassette domain-containing protein: MSDTYQAGEARHAIVAKGLVKRFGDVTAVAGIDLVVPRGMIFAILGPNGAGKTTLMRMLATLATPDGGSAMVMGHDLIQDPDAVRSAIAMTGQFASLDEDLTGRENLILIARLWGFKSRAARERGDELLAAFDLFDAATKQVKDYSGGMRRRLDIAASLIVTPGVLFLDEPTTGLDPKARQGVWRMIRGLADSGVTILLTTQYLEEADQLASRIAVIDHGRKIAEGTSRELKAETGSGFLHVALADPAHLDRAASVLEAQLKNSVQRSAEGATLSIIAGSPETANAALAALIAEGIALADFSMGQPTLDEVFFALTGERTATDMPEREAAE
- a CDS encoding ABC transporter permease, producing MSDRPMDHPVETAGLRHVARPPKPSAFSNALVFGWRAVLKFKHVPEQLFDLVMTPIMFTLLFTFVFGGALAGSTGDYLQFFLPGILVQTVMFNSVYSGMGLSTDLGKGLFDRFRSLPIWPLAPFAGLMVGDILRHLIAATIILTIGLILGYRPETGLPGVIGAFALLVAIGFGMGWIFMVLGLLIRTPTTVMTMGFTFLFPLVFASNIMVDPATMPGWLRAFVDVNPVSLMTTAIRGLMNGGGSFAEVGLALIAPALVTAILAPVTLMLYRRR
- a CDS encoding DUF2019 domain-containing protein translates to MTTVPDLSSTKVDALVANFADVALRMEQADIDGRLALYKKLYRQKVAIQTELRARPGDQRIALLALYDHPSMEVRFLAAQATRSVAPVEARRVLERISASSWPQAGSAGMSLHAWDSGVWEPD